atgttgctaacatgattagcacgttactaacatgttgttagcattttctaatatgattaacatgtaactagtacgttgctagcatgattatcatgttactagcatgttgttagcatgattaacatgttactagcacattgTTGGCATTtctctatcatgattagcatgttactaccatgttgttagcatgattagcatgttactaacatgttgttagcatgattagcaagttactaacatgttgttaacatgtttctagtatgattagcatgtaactagcacgttgctagcatgtttatcaagttactagcatgttgttagcatgattagcatgttactagcatgttgttagcatgactagcatgttgttagcatgattagcatgttactaacatgttgctagcatgattagcaagttactaacatgttgttagcattttctagtatgattagcatgtaactagcacgttgctagcatgattatcaagttactagcatgttagcatgattagcatgttactagcacgttgttagcatttttctaccatgattagcatattactaacatgttgctagcatgattagcaagttactaacatgttgttagcattttctagtatgattagcatgtaactagcacgttgctagcatgattatcaagttactagcatgttagcatgattagcatgttactagcacgttgttagcatttttctaccatgattagcatgttactagtatgttgttagcatgattagcatattactaacatgttgctagcatgattagcaagttactaacatgttgttagcattttctagtatgattagcatgtaactagcacgttgctagcatgattatcaagttactagcatgttagcatgattagcatgttactagcacgttgttagcatttttctaccatgattagcattttactagtatgttgttagcatgattagcatattactaacatgttgctagcatgattagcaagttactaacatgttgttagcattttctagtatgattagcatgtaactagcacgttgctagcatgattatcaagtcactagcatgttgttagcatgattaacatgttactagcacgttgttagcatttttctaccatgattagcatgttactagtatgttgttagcatgattagcatattactaacatgttgctagcatgattagcaagttactaacatgttgttaacatgtttctagtatgattagcatgtaactagcatgttgctagcatgcttctaCTATGATTAGCATgcaactagcacgttgctagcatgattatcaagttactagcatgttgttagcatgattagcatgttactagcattattagaaatattagagtggaagcttaaatgagtctaaatggattagaaatagtacatagaagggaagcttgagcctcaagggattctgggaagtgttgaagagtgttggctcatttgaacagtccgtcaatgtaagtctatgggatttctggtggttttgatagtctggtttacgaaaaccgtaagccggatcagtctgaaaagatagagcacaccgagtcagaccagtctgaaggtctgggccgagtttggtggttctagcttgaaagctctaggaggaggtagataccgaaatttggctcagaagaagaataataataatattcttaaatagtagatcagtaattgagaaagccaacttaattaAATTGTCTGTtaatatttgcagcaataatactactgtaacactgttgacagtcagttaatccactcttgacacaggtttgctcgTTTAAcctattaggggaaagagagagaacataacttctagtgtttcatccatgtgcaaattatgcaaaaatggGACATACCACCCCCATACCAGGGGGTTTTCTAgagggtaacttagttgacaatggtttggACACAAATAAagcaagttatatcacaatacatACTTATTATCAAATGTCTTAATAACCTAATGTAACTGAAggtaaaactatgaaattaattcatatttcaggtaattttcatgcttaaatgcagagtagaatgagcaactttatcAAATCGGATAGCTGAATATCAGGGTTATATGTGATATGagcatcatttttgaacaaaagctaTGGCTTTttaacatatagtagtgtgactgggaaaaatatgtttactagaaaattaagcatcggggctttatattgatgaaaaatattaaaaatatactttacagacatgagatgtacccacaattatagaatgacccatgtATTGCAGTACAAATATTCCATGTAGACTCccaaaatgttgtttacaatAGTTTTACTATATAGCTTGtcataatacattttaagtagTGTTTTAATTACGCAAtattacagtcaaaccaaaaattattcagacaccagatagaattttttatatttttttactagtgggtgcagaaCACTATAgttagttaaattaaattaaattaagcattgcttggtaactgatcaacaaagtattgatagttgtgtaaatactgtcatactaacagttgtctgaatttttggttgattgtaatccattacatacctttctatcaaagttatcaaagttaattatttgttctgacacagtttaactctgaattcttgtcatattttattaccattttctaaactatagcgaataaactgtgatcatgtaaaaaatgttgaaggtgtttgaataaattttggtttgactagTTTGGTGAAAGCTCCATTCTTACTTCATCAATTCATTAATCCAACTAAATGCAGATTTTTTCTGTCCAGATCTCTCCCACTTTAGATTTCTCTAGATCTGAAGAGGGAGACAATGTGCATGTTTCGGAAAGCCGGCTACCCTGTAATGAGGATAGGAAAAAGTCTGAACTATCTCTGGAGTTGCATTTGGAGGCTCTGAAGGCCAAACGCAAGCAGCAGCTGGAGAAATTAGAGCTTCAGCACCAGAATGGCCTGGAGAAGAGGCTCCTGCAGAACTCACTGCTCACCACGAGCACTGAATGGATACTTAAATCCAAAACACTTCAGCAGAGCATCAGCGATAATGATGGGCGAAACTCTGAGAACCGCAAACACCACAGGTACTtcatttcttaaaggagaaattcacgtccagaatgaaaatttcctaatttactctcccccatccaagatgttcttcagtttcttcagtcaaaatgaaattaaggtttttaaaggaaaacatatcaggatttttctccatatagtgaacttcaatagtggccaacaggttgaaggtccaaattgcagttttaaagcagctttaaatggctctacatgaataagggtcttatgtagtgaaacgattggccattttctaagaaaaacacaaattaatatactttttaaccacaaatgctcatcttgcactagctcaacctcaAGCTTTACATAATCATGCACGCGCGACGTAGGtgaaagtgtttacaaagcgaaagtcaaacaccttttacaaaaaatgtaaaacaacgatgttgaaggagaaaatgagatggagttttttaacctaccctacctttttgaaccggagtacacagatgaaaaaCTAACGGCGCATTAGGTTTTCAACCTAATTAAGcaatcgcagagctagtgcaaaatgagcatttgtggtttaaaagtatatacatttattttttttttaagaaaatgacagaccGTTTTGCTACatgagacccttattcctcagctgggatcgtgtagagccttttgaagctgcattgaaactgcaatttggacctttaacctaTTGGCCACCACTggagtccactatatagagaaaaatcctggaatgttttcctcagaaaccttaatttcttagcgactgaagaaagaaagacatgaacatcttggatgacaaggggggcgAGTAAGTTATCAGGAAACTTtcattctggaaatgaacttacCCTTTCAATGCGATAACAGTGTTTCCAACGGTATTGAACTGAAACATACATCTTCTACTCTTGTCCTCAGTTCAAAGGTGTTTCTGCATAGTTTTACTTCAAATGGAGTCAAGGCACCAAGAACTACTGGATCTGGTTCTCAGGGAACTGTGATAGAGAGACAGAGGAAGCCTCTTCCCCAGGATTCACAGAAAGCCAAAGAGAAGGCAGACCTGGCTGAGTGTCAGAAACAGTTTCGTGTTGCTCCTGTCCCCGAGCACATCTCTAAACCTCTTTATGATGACCTCATCCATGAACAAGAGCGCTTGAGGAAGGAAGGTCGTGAGCAGAGGAGAGATTTCCTCTTGACCATGCAGAAgcccttcaggttccacaagaGGGAGGAGAAGAAGCAAGAGAGGCTGAAGGAGGAGATGGCCTCTGctaataaaagtgaaaaaacagAACCAGTTTGTGTGAGAAAACCTATACCGAAAGCAATCTCAGACCCCAGGTTCTCTGAACGGCTGAAAGGTgccatttatttgaatatttaatcaaaatagtGTATATTAATTTATGTGCTTATGCCTGTTCTAAACACCATATGTACCATTTAATTGAAAATCTAacatatttaaaggaatagctcacacaaaaatcatttactcaccttctaaaactgtatttatttgatgctGATTCAGAGCAGGAGCAGCAAAGGAAGATTCGCATTCATCTTAGAGCTCAGGAGACGCTGAAAGCCTCCTCAGCACCCATTCAAAGACAAGAACCCAGTGCAGATAGACAGACTCGCAGTGCTCAGACGAGCAAATCCAAGATGCTGGGTTACTTGGAACAGAAGTTGTCCTTCAGACCTAAAACTAATGCTGCCGTGCCTGACTTTGACAAGCTCTATCAGGCCTTTCAACAAAAGGCAATGGAGGCAAGAGAGAGGAGAGATGTCACTCAGTGTAAACCCTTCCAGCTGCGCACATCCACACTACAGCCTCATCATAGGAGCCCAGAAAACACACAGGTTGCTATTTG
Above is a genomic segment from Labeo rohita strain BAU-BD-2019 chromosome 17, IGBB_LRoh.1.0, whole genome shotgun sequence containing:
- the fam161b gene encoding protein FAM161B, translating into MDQMTMISPTLDFSRSEEGDNVHVSESRLPCNEDRKKSELSLELHLEALKAKRKQQLEKLELQHQNGLEKRLLQNSLLTTSTEWILKSKTLQQSISDNDGRNSENRKHHSSKVFLHSFTSNGVKAPRTTGSGSQGTVIERQRKPLPQDSQKAKEKADLAECQKQFRVAPVPEHISKPLYDDLIHEQERLRKEGREQRRDFLLTMQKPFRFHKREEKKQERLKEEMASANKSEKTEPVCVRKPIPKAISDPRFSERLKEQEQQRKIRIHLRAQETLKASSAPIQRQEPSADRQTRSAQTSKSKMLGYLEQKLSFRPKTNAAVPDFDKLYQAFQQKAMEARERRDVTQCKPFQLRTSTLQPHHRSPENTQESTDKTDLKRSSSFGGLTSLSMDTLPTYITDAARKRSMAVRRSLELKDLEQQENAKWMKQHRIKSQAMSRAVAMRAKAMDPHKSLKEVYQEKLKQHRQADLERMKDYQRELKEIKTRVTARPYLFEQVSQKNAKNHAERRYRDTLEQAGLDENFVRSKGETNKAIHVDSESTDEDHYSTESETQKSAGSVEDCVTNEEEKEGNVETKEEELR